Proteins from one Ketobacter alkanivorans genomic window:
- the tusA gene encoding sulfurtransferase TusA, protein MSDKVDHQFDASGLMCPEPVMMLHGKVRDMQAGEVLEVIATDPSTQRDIPKFCQFLGHELVMAAEQEGKFIFQIRKKQSQA, encoded by the coding sequence ATGTCCGATAAAGTAGATCACCAATTTGATGCATCCGGGTTGATGTGTCCGGAGCCAGTGATGATGCTGCACGGTAAGGTGCGTGACATGCAAGCTGGGGAGGTGTTGGAGGTGATTGCAACCGACCCTTCTACCCAGCGCGACATTCCCAAGTTCTGCCAGTTTCTGGGGCATGAGCTGGTGATGGCTGCTGAGCAGGAAGGCAAGTTTATCTTCCAGATTCGCAAGAAGCAGAGTCAGGCTTAA